A genomic region of Oceaniferula marina contains the following coding sequences:
- a CDS encoding ExbD/TolR family protein gives MEFYRPKRKIPLVPILPLIDILMILLIYFAVEYDPKKKREVLQIELALAQDSATTQVVEPAAVLAVAADGSITLDATRVIDGMLVNYLKLFREQYPERKLELEPDKQLPLETFIIVQNALIEAGINPKDVPTRVKIPESALDE, from the coding sequence GTGGAATTCTATCGCCCCAAACGAAAAATCCCCTTGGTGCCGATCTTGCCCTTGATCGACATCCTGATGATTTTGTTGATTTACTTCGCGGTGGAATACGATCCGAAGAAAAAACGTGAGGTTCTGCAAATTGAACTGGCTCTGGCCCAGGACTCGGCAACCACGCAAGTGGTGGAGCCTGCAGCTGTGCTCGCCGTTGCCGCCGACGGGTCGATCACTCTGGACGCCACACGCGTTATCGATGGTATGCTGGTCAACTACCTCAAGTTGTTCCGTGAACAGTATCCCGAGCGAAAGCTCGAGCTGGAGCCGGATAAACAGTTACCATTGGAAACCTTCATCATCGTACAAAACGCGTTGATTGAAGCCGGAATCAACCCTAAGGATGTTCCTACCCGGGTGAAAATCCCGGAGTCTGCTCTCGACGAGTAA
- a CDS encoding Co(2+)/Mg(2+) efflux protein ApaG, translating into MSSPQYQEIEGLQVRVDDVIYMPSLDAPADKPHPFVYFITIVNDSVERVRIMGRKWVVREQDGEVTVVEGDGVVGQSPVLEPGEDFSYNSYHITARQASVQGSFFGVTNTGKHVRVSIPAFTLEIPDWA; encoded by the coding sequence ATGTCTTCTCCTCAATATCAGGAAATTGAAGGACTACAGGTTCGTGTGGATGATGTTATCTACATGCCCAGCCTGGATGCACCGGCAGACAAACCGCATCCCTTTGTATACTTTATTACCATCGTCAACGACTCGGTTGAACGGGTTCGGATCATGGGCAGGAAGTGGGTGGTTCGCGAGCAAGACGGGGAAGTCACCGTTGTTGAAGGTGATGGGGTCGTCGGTCAATCTCCCGTGCTGGAGCCCGGCGAGGATTTTTCTTACAACAGCTACCATATCACGGCGAGGCAGGCCTCAGTTCAGGGGTCCTTCTTTGGTGTCACCAACACCGGCAAACACGTCCGTGTTTCGATTCCGGCATTCACGCTGGAGATTCCTGATTGGGCGTGA
- a CDS encoding MotA/TolQ/ExbB proton channel family protein produces the protein MDSSDPPAWQTVWGFFSQGGWFMIPILLCSIIAVAVIVFKLMTVSKALVMPDKLVSEVEQIESYLEAGHLNHLDQIFSAGDTALARLCDVALHNAGRREGKVQEAVQSAAREEIVKMHAGMSALEVVITIAPLLGLLGTASGLVVVFAHVGQSADHASVGQGISIALNTTVAGLAVAVPTVIAHSHFNRKIETMAARLEVIMGKVISAFHHQQAFFGRHDDA, from the coding sequence ATGGATTCTTCCGATCCGCCTGCGTGGCAAACCGTTTGGGGGTTTTTCAGCCAAGGTGGATGGTTTATGATCCCCATCCTGTTGTGTTCCATTATCGCGGTGGCCGTGATCGTTTTCAAGCTGATGACGGTTAGCAAGGCTCTTGTCATGCCAGACAAACTGGTATCGGAGGTGGAGCAAATCGAATCCTATTTGGAAGCCGGGCATCTGAACCATTTGGATCAGATTTTTTCCGCGGGGGATACGGCTTTGGCCCGACTTTGCGATGTGGCGTTACATAATGCCGGCAGGCGCGAGGGCAAGGTGCAAGAGGCCGTGCAGTCGGCAGCCCGCGAGGAAATTGTCAAAATGCACGCCGGTATGTCAGCACTTGAGGTTGTGATTACGATTGCGCCATTGCTTGGGCTGCTGGGAACGGCCAGCGGACTGGTGGTTGTCTTTGCCCATGTCGGCCAATCTGCAGATCACGCCAGTGTGGGGCAGGGGATTTCAATCGCATTGAATACAACCGTTGCGGGACTCGCTGTCGCTGTTCCCACGGTGATTGCCCATAGCCATTTCAACCGTAAAATTGAAACAATGGCAGCCCGGTTGGAAGTGATCATGGGGAAAGTCATTTCGGCATTCCACCATCAACAAGCCTTTTTTGGTCGTCACGACGACGCGTAA
- the def gene encoding peptide deformylase, which produces MILEITQYGNPILRKKCKAVEVVDDDLQQFAQDMIETMVDANGVGLAAPQVNQDIRMAVVDVSHDPECVSFLKVNGEDVSMDQVMPLVFINPELVLDGEKESDTEGCLSIHDIRANVKRPSVVKATLPQLDGSVIELEADGLLARAIQHEVDHLNGILFIDRISPAAKVSVKRKLRRLAAR; this is translated from the coding sequence ATGATCCTTGAAATTACCCAATACGGAAACCCCATCCTGCGAAAAAAATGTAAAGCTGTCGAAGTCGTTGACGATGATCTACAGCAATTTGCTCAGGATATGATTGAAACCATGGTGGATGCCAATGGTGTGGGACTTGCGGCTCCTCAGGTAAACCAGGATATTCGCATGGCGGTCGTTGATGTTTCCCATGACCCGGAATGTGTTTCTTTTCTCAAAGTGAATGGTGAAGATGTATCCATGGATCAGGTGATGCCCCTGGTGTTCATCAATCCGGAGCTCGTGCTCGACGGTGAAAAAGAAAGCGACACCGAAGGTTGTCTCAGCATCCACGATATCCGGGCCAATGTGAAGCGTCCGAGTGTGGTTAAAGCCACCTTACCGCAACTCGATGGCTCGGTGATTGAACTGGAGGCAGACGGCTTGCTTGCTCGAGCCATCCAGCATGAAGTGGATCACCTGAACGGCATTCTCTTTATCGATCGGATCAGCCCGGCGGCCAAGGTGAGCGTAAAGCGTAAATTACGGCGTCTGGCGGCGCGTTAG